The Mycolicibacterium flavescens genome has a segment encoding these proteins:
- the polC gene encoding exonuclease, DNA polymerase III, epsilon subunit family produces the protein MSQLSFADVDRQADVSLRDTTFVVVDLETTGGRASGDNHDQITEIGAVKVRGGVVLGELATLVDPGRSIPPQIVALTGITTAMVCNAPRIESVLPAFLEFSRGAVLVAHNAGFDIGFLRAAAERAQIAWPRPPVLCTVKLARRVLTRDEAPSVRLSALARLFGASTTPTHRALDDARATVDVLHGLIERVGNQGVHTYTELRSYLPDVTPAQRRNRHLAAALPHRPGVYLFRGPGAEVLYVGTAVNLRRRVGQYFNGSDSRTRIKEMASLATAVDHVECAHDLEAGVRELRLLAAHAPPYNRRSKFPHRWWWITLTGEAFPRFSIVRTPKHDAVIGPFRARADAVDTAALLARFTGVRTCTNKLGRAAVHGPACPDRELSPCPAPRDVGADEYAETVAQAADLMAGRDGRALAAVLAHVADLADRGRYETAARLRDHAAGAIDGLWRGQRLRALVAVTELVAARPDGSGGWHLAVIRNGQLAAAGNAPRGVPPMPVVDAICAGAQTVLLSTAPLGGALVEETALIARWLHQPGVRIVRADEGYWSPAHAAGRWAAWAASARSARLAADQVERTTRSGFLSEPHPTREELFGRPGVDGLGRLGEPALPGRQPFGVAG, from the coding sequence GTGAGCCAGCTCAGCTTCGCCGATGTCGATCGGCAGGCTGACGTCTCACTGCGCGACACCACGTTCGTCGTCGTCGACCTCGAGACCACCGGAGGCCGGGCCAGCGGCGACAACCACGACCAGATCACCGAGATCGGGGCGGTCAAGGTGCGCGGCGGCGTCGTGCTCGGCGAACTGGCGACGCTGGTGGACCCGGGCCGCAGCATCCCGCCGCAGATCGTGGCGCTCACCGGGATCACCACCGCGATGGTGTGCAACGCGCCGCGGATCGAGTCGGTGTTGCCGGCATTCCTGGAGTTCTCGCGCGGGGCCGTGCTGGTCGCCCACAACGCCGGATTCGACATCGGGTTCCTGCGGGCCGCCGCCGAACGCGCTCAGATCGCCTGGCCGCGGCCGCCGGTGCTGTGCACGGTCAAACTGGCCCGCCGGGTCCTCACCCGCGACGAGGCGCCCAGCGTGCGCCTCTCCGCGCTGGCCCGCTTGTTCGGCGCGAGCACCACCCCGACGCACCGCGCACTCGACGACGCGCGCGCCACGGTCGACGTGCTGCACGGGCTGATCGAGCGCGTGGGCAACCAGGGCGTGCACACGTACACGGAGTTGCGTTCGTACCTGCCCGACGTCACCCCGGCGCAGCGGCGCAACCGCCACCTCGCCGCCGCGCTGCCCCACCGGCCCGGCGTCTACCTGTTCCGCGGCCCCGGCGCCGAGGTGCTCTACGTCGGCACGGCCGTCAACCTGCGACGACGCGTCGGGCAGTACTTCAACGGCTCCGACTCGCGCACCCGCATCAAGGAGATGGCGTCGCTGGCCACCGCGGTCGACCACGTCGAGTGCGCGCACGATCTCGAGGCTGGCGTGCGCGAGCTGCGCCTGCTGGCCGCGCACGCCCCGCCCTACAACCGCCGGTCGAAGTTCCCGCACCGATGGTGGTGGATCACGTTGACCGGCGAGGCCTTTCCCCGCTTCTCGATCGTGCGCACCCCCAAGCACGACGCGGTGATCGGCCCGTTCCGCGCGCGTGCCGACGCCGTCGACACCGCCGCCCTGCTGGCTCGGTTCACCGGGGTGCGGACGTGCACCAACAAGCTGGGGCGCGCCGCGGTGCACGGCCCGGCCTGCCCCGACCGGGAGTTGTCGCCGTGCCCGGCACCCCGCGACGTGGGCGCCGACGAGTACGCGGAGACGGTCGCGCAGGCGGCCGACCTGATGGCCGGCCGCGACGGCCGGGCGCTGGCCGCGGTGCTGGCCCACGTCGCCGACCTCGCCGACCGCGGCCGCTACGAGACCGCGGCGCGACTACGCGATCACGCCGCCGGCGCGATCGACGGACTGTGGCGAGGCCAGCGACTGCGGGCGCTGGTCGCCGTCACCGAGTTGGTGGCGGCCCGCCCCGACGGCAGCGGCGGATGGCACCTCGCGGTGATCCGCAACGGCCAACTGGCCGCGGCGGGAAACGCGCCGCGCGGGGTTCCTCCGATGCCCGTTGTCGACGCGATTTGCGCAGGCGCACAGACCGTTCTGCTGTCGACGGCACCGTTGGGCGGCGCGCTGGTCGAGGAGACGGCACTGATCGCGCGGTGGCTGCACCAACCCGGGGTGCGTATCGTGCGCGCCGACGAGGGCTACTGGTCGCCTGCGCATGCAGCGGGCCGGTGGGCGGCGTGGGCCGCGTCGGCGCGCTCGGCGCGGCTCGCCGCCGACCAGGTCGAGAGGACAACCCGCTCAGGCTTTTTGAGTGAACCGCACCCAACGCGCGAGGAGCTGTTCGGCCGCCCCGGAGTCGATGGCCTCGGCCGCCTTGGCGAGCCCGCTCTCCCAGGCCGGCAACCATTTGGCGTCGCTGGCTAG
- a CDS encoding NLP/P60 protein: protein MRLDRTRLTIRGFLRPFVSAIVGITFFASLFAVSVQADPADDALAKLNELSRQAEQTTEAMHSAQLDLDNKLAIQRDAEAKHAADAAAANAAREQLAKFQIAVDKVAAAQYMGGRTDGLDAILTAGSPQGLIDQLSVQRVMAAQMSAQMKSYREMGRQAALAEEASAKSAAEAKTAAEQAAAVRADLQSKQSTLQVQIAVVKSQYEALTPNQREALAALPPMPPVPAPAPVPPGDDPAVLAAPPAPGAIPPGDVAAPGAGHSATVIQAALSRIGSPYSWGGSGPSAFDCSGLVMWAFQQAGISLPHSSQALARGGQPVSQDQMQPGDVVNYYSDASHSAIYIGDGMMVHASTYGTPVRVAPVDNAPIYNVRRY from the coding sequence TTGAGGCTCGACCGCACGCGTTTGACCATTCGTGGGTTCCTTCGCCCCTTCGTCAGCGCGATAGTCGGTATCACTTTTTTCGCAAGTCTCTTCGCGGTCAGTGTGCAGGCCGATCCGGCCGACGACGCGCTGGCGAAGCTCAACGAACTGTCGCGTCAGGCCGAGCAGACCACCGAGGCGATGCACTCGGCGCAGCTCGATCTCGACAACAAGCTGGCCATCCAGCGGGATGCGGAGGCCAAGCACGCCGCCGACGCGGCAGCGGCGAACGCGGCCCGCGAACAGCTGGCAAAGTTTCAGATCGCCGTCGACAAGGTTGCCGCGGCCCAATACATGGGCGGCAGAACCGATGGACTGGACGCGATCCTGACCGCCGGATCGCCGCAGGGCCTCATCGATCAGCTGTCCGTGCAACGCGTGATGGCCGCCCAGATGTCGGCGCAGATGAAGAGCTACCGCGAAATGGGCAGGCAGGCCGCCCTGGCCGAAGAAGCCTCCGCGAAGTCGGCCGCCGAGGCGAAGACCGCGGCCGAACAGGCCGCTGCCGTCCGGGCCGATCTGCAGTCCAAGCAGAGCACGCTGCAGGTGCAGATCGCGGTCGTGAAGTCGCAGTACGAGGCGCTGACACCGAACCAGCGTGAGGCGCTCGCCGCCCTCCCGCCCATGCCTCCGGTGCCTGCGCCGGCGCCGGTGCCACCCGGCGATGATCCCGCGGTCCTGGCCGCGCCGCCCGCGCCCGGCGCCATCCCGCCCGGAGACGTCGCGGCCCCCGGGGCCGGACACTCCGCGACCGTGATCCAGGCCGCGCTGAGCCGTATCGGCTCGCCGTACTCCTGGGGCGGATCCGGACCGAGCGCGTTCGACTGCTCGGGGCTGGTGATGTGGGCGTTCCAACAAGCCGGCATCTCGCTGCCCCACTCCAGCCAGGCGCTGGCCCGCGGCGGTCAGCCGGTGTCGCAGGACCAAATGCAGCCGGGGGACGTCGTCAACTACTACTCCGACGCGTCGCACTCGGCGATCTACATCGGTGACGGAATGATGGTGCACGCCTCGACCTACGGCACGCCGGTGCGGGTCGCCCCGGTGGACAATGCGCCGATCTACAACGTCCGCCGTTACTGA